Proteins encoded together in one Pseudomonas sp. ADAK13 window:
- the zipA gene encoding cell division protein ZipA — translation MEIGLREWLIVIGIIVIAGILFDGWRRMRGGKGKLKFRLDRNLSNLPDDDGSAELLGPPRVLDNHKEPQLDEHDLPSMSAPVREAREPKRGKRAAASEPAQGDLNLDLDEGPSFSSRDDDFPDEAPTKSAYKESVKDQPAAEEVLVISVICRDAAGFKGPALLQNILESGLRFGEMDIFHRHESMAGNGEVLFSMANAVKPGIFDLDDIDHFSTPAVSFFLGLPGPRHPKQAFDVMVAAARKLSQELNGELKDDQRSVLTAQTIEHYRQRIVEFERRALTQKR, via the coding sequence ATGGAAATCGGTCTGCGCGAGTGGCTGATCGTCATCGGCATTATTGTCATTGCCGGTATTCTTTTTGATGGCTGGCGCCGGATGCGCGGCGGCAAGGGCAAGTTGAAATTCCGCCTGGACCGCAACCTGTCCAATTTGCCGGACGACGACGGCAGCGCCGAGCTGCTGGGGCCACCGCGTGTCCTGGATAACCATAAAGAGCCGCAACTGGACGAGCACGACCTGCCGTCGATGAGCGCACCGGTGCGTGAAGCCCGCGAGCCCAAGCGCGGCAAGCGTGCTGCGGCCAGCGAACCCGCTCAGGGCGACCTGAACCTGGACTTGGACGAAGGCCCGAGCTTCAGCAGCCGTGACGATGACTTCCCGGATGAAGCACCGACCAAGAGCGCCTATAAAGAATCCGTCAAGGACCAACCGGCTGCCGAAGAGGTGCTGGTGATCAGCGTGATCTGCCGTGACGCCGCCGGCTTCAAGGGCCCGGCCTTGCTGCAGAATATTCTGGAAAGCGGCCTGCGTTTTGGCGAGATGGATATTTTCCACCGCCACGAAAGCATGGCCGGCAACGGTGAAGTCCTGTTCTCCATGGCCAACGCGGTCAAGCCGGGCATCTTCGATCTGGACGACATCGACCATTTCAGCACCCCGGCGGTGAGCTTCTTCCTCGGTCTGCCAGGCCCGCGTCACCCGAAACAAGCGTTCGACGTGATGGTGGCTGCCGCCCGCAAGCTGTCCCAGGAACTCAACGGCGAACTCAAGGACGATCAACGCAGCGTCCTGACCGCCCAGACCATCGAGCATTACCGTCAGCGCATCGTCGAGTTCGAGCGTCGCGCCCTGACACAGAAGCGCTGA
- the ligA gene encoding NAD-dependent DNA ligase LigA produces the protein MTAAHTRILELRAELDQHNYRYHVLDEPSIPDAEYDRLFHELKALEAEHPDLVTRDSPTQRVGSAALSAFTQVRHEIPMLSLGNAFDESTMLEFDRRVTEGLDLPAGDLFGGGAAVEYSCEPKLDGLAVSLLYQDGELVRGATRGDGTTGEDISVNVRTVRNIPLKLQGSGWPATLEVRGEVFMSKAGFERLNATQLEVGGKTFANPRNAAAGSLRQLDSKITASRPLEFCCYGVTTDISDTHIGNLQQLKQWGMPISHELKLAKGIQDCLDYYRDIGERRNALPYEIDGVVFKVNSIAYQRELGFRAREPRWAIAHKFPAMEELTELLDVEFQVGRTGAVTPVARLKPVKVAGVTVSNATLHNMDEVARLGLMIGDTVIIRRAGDVIPQVVSVVTERRPENARAVQIPESCPVCGSHVERTQLVKRSKGKETVSEGAVYRCVGRLACGAQLKQAIIHFVSRRAMDIDGLGDKTIEQLVDEKLIGSPADLYKLKYEQIIDLEGFADVSSKKLITAIENSKTPTLARFIYALGIPDVGEETAKVLARSLASLERVQQALPEVLTYLPDVGLEVAHEIHSFFEDSHNQEVIGALISREECGLELQEQGELSAEFAASTTLGGLLDKLHVPSVGPGAAQKLADKFGSLEGVIKADWLDMRQALPEKQAKAVRDFFDIEENANRALAIEQQLKDFGMHWQSEKKVVEGLPEAGHTWVLTGSLELMSRDVAKEKLESLGAKVAGSVSAKTHCVVAGPGAGSKLAKASELGLKVLDEEAFVAFLAQHGITVA, from the coding sequence ATGACCGCCGCCCACACCCGCATCCTCGAACTGCGCGCTGAACTGGATCAGCACAACTACCGTTACCACGTCCTCGACGAACCGAGCATCCCGGACGCCGAGTACGACCGGTTGTTCCACGAGCTCAAGGCCCTGGAAGCCGAGCACCCGGACCTGGTCACCCGTGATTCACCGACGCAGCGGGTCGGCAGTGCGGCATTGTCTGCATTCACTCAGGTGCGTCACGAAATCCCGATGCTCAGCCTGGGCAACGCCTTCGATGAAAGCACCATGCTGGAATTCGATCGCCGGGTGACCGAAGGCCTGGACCTGCCGGCAGGCGACCTGTTTGGCGGTGGCGCGGCAGTGGAATACAGCTGCGAGCCGAAGCTCGATGGCCTGGCGGTCAGCCTGCTGTATCAGGACGGTGAACTGGTGCGTGGCGCCACGCGCGGCGATGGCACCACCGGTGAAGACATCAGCGTCAACGTGCGCACCGTGCGCAATATTCCCCTCAAGCTGCAGGGCAGCGGCTGGCCGGCGACCCTGGAAGTGCGCGGCGAAGTGTTCATGTCCAAGGCCGGTTTCGAACGGCTGAACGCCACGCAACTGGAAGTCGGCGGCAAAACCTTCGCCAACCCGCGCAATGCGGCGGCGGGCAGCCTGCGCCAGCTGGATTCGAAGATCACCGCCAGCCGTCCGCTGGAATTCTGCTGCTACGGCGTGACCACGGATATCAGCGACACCCACATCGGCAATCTGCAACAGCTGAAGCAGTGGGGCATGCCCATCAGCCATGAGCTGAAGCTGGCCAAGGGGATTCAGGATTGCCTCGACTACTACCGCGATATCGGTGAGCGCCGGAATGCCTTGCCGTATGAAATCGACGGTGTGGTGTTCAAGGTCAACAGCATTGCCTACCAACGGGAACTGGGCTTCCGTGCCCGCGAACCGCGCTGGGCAATCGCTCACAAATTCCCGGCCATGGAAGAGCTGACCGAACTGCTGGACGTTGAATTCCAGGTCGGCCGCACCGGCGCGGTAACGCCGGTGGCGCGCTTGAAACCGGTCAAGGTCGCCGGTGTGACCGTGTCCAACGCAACCCTGCACAACATGGACGAAGTGGCGCGCCTGGGCTTGATGATCGGCGACACCGTGATCATCCGCCGTGCCGGTGATGTGATCCCCCAGGTGGTGTCGGTGGTCACCGAGCGTCGCCCGGAAAACGCCCGCGCGGTGCAGATCCCCGAGAGCTGCCCGGTGTGCGGTTCCCACGTGGAGCGCACGCAACTGGTCAAGCGCAGCAAGGGCAAGGAAACCGTCAGCGAAGGCGCGGTGTATCGCTGCGTCGGGCGCCTGGCCTGCGGTGCGCAACTCAAGCAGGCGATCATCCATTTCGTGTCGCGCCGCGCCATGGACATTGATGGCCTGGGCGACAAGACCATCGAGCAACTGGTGGACGAGAAACTGATCGGCTCGCCGGCAGACCTGTACAAGCTCAAGTACGAGCAGATCATCGACCTGGAAGGCTTTGCCGACGTTTCCAGCAAGAAGCTGATCACCGCCATTGAAAACAGCAAGACGCCGACCCTCGCACGGTTTATCTACGCCCTCGGCATTCCCGATGTAGGCGAGGAGACCGCCAAGGTGCTGGCGCGCTCGCTGGCGTCCCTGGAGCGGGTGCAGCAGGCCTTGCCGGAAGTGCTGACGTACTTGCCGGACGTCGGCCTGGAAGTGGCCCACGAGATTCACAGCTTCTTTGAAGACAGCCATAACCAGGAAGTGATCGGTGCCTTGATCTCCAGGGAGGAGTGCGGCCTGGAATTGCAGGAGCAGGGCGAGCTCAGCGCTGAATTCGCCGCCAGCACCACGCTGGGTGGCTTGCTCGACAAGCTGCACGTGCCGTCCGTAGGCCCGGGTGCGGCGCAGAAGCTGGCAGACAAGTTTGGCTCCCTGGAAGGCGTGATCAAGGCCGATTGGCTCGACATGCGCCAGGCGTTGCCGGAGAAGCAGGCCAAGGCCGTACGGGATTTCTTCGACATCGAAGAAAACGCTAATCGTGCGCTGGCCATCGAGCAGCAGCTCAAGGACTTCGGCATGCACTGGCAGAGCGAGAAGAAGGTCGTCGAAGGCTTGCCCGAGGCCGGTCACACCTGGGTGCTCACCGGCTCCCTGGAGCTGATGAGCCGTGATGTCGCCAAGGAAAAACTCGAAAGCCTCGGCGCCAAGGTGGCGGGCTCGGTGTCGGCGAAAACCCATTGCGTGGTGGCCGGGCCGGGCGCCGGCTCGAAGCTGGCCAAGGCCAGTGAGTTGGGTTTGAAAGTGCTGGATGAAGAGGCGTTCGTGGCGTTCCTCGCCCAGCACGGCATAACCGTTGCCTGA